Genomic DNA from Spiroplasma alleghenense:
TTTGGTTGATTTGTTTAATCTAAAAAATTTAGTTTATATGCTGATTTCATAGTTTCAAAAGTCTCTTCAGCATTATCTGTTCTTAATGAAGAGTTACCTTTTCTATATCTATGAAATTGAAGATTCGGTTGCCTTCCATTTCCGATTACATCCGGGAATAATGAAGTTATTAGAACGGAAGAATTTCAGATTATGAAACCTGTTGAACTATTTGAATAAAAGAACAAGTCGGCATTTTTGCTTACATAGACCAATTTTTCCCTTTTATATTCATTCACCAATCCGTCATTATATCCAATTTCTTGTGAAAAATTAAACCCAGTATCTGCCTTTGTGGCTTCTGGGTTCGCCTTTAGTAGTTCCTCGTAAGGGAAGGTTTCAGAAGTAAATGTTTTACCAAGAAAGTCTTCTTTTTTCCAAGTTTCTGGAGTTTGGAGGTTGAAGATAACATCTCCATCACTATCAGGAGCTGCTCCCAAAAATGCCTTTTGAAAATTTCAAGCCGCGGCCATAAATTTGTTAAAGTAATCCAAAGTATTATCTTCGGTTATTTTTTGTCTAACAAAAATATCCTTTGGTGCAATTGCAAAGTCTGATTCATACATTCTAAATTTTAATCCACTCAGTTCGGTTGCAAAAACAGCTATCGTTTGAGTGTCTTTTATTGCATCTATTTTGAATGTTGATTTTGAAATTCTTACTAACCTTTCAAAAATTGTTTCAGTTCTAGCTTTATAAATTAAGGCATATTGATTTAGTCCTTTTGCAATTGGCAATCCTTTTTCAACATCCTCAACAGCTTGAGCGTTTTCGTCGTGGGTAAATTGCTTAACTTCTAGTCACTTTGCATCATTGCCTGTAATATTTTCTAGTAGAATTTTTTCAGCATCCTCTTCACCTTGGACTGATTTTAAAAATGTTTGATAAGGTTCTCCCTCATATTTATCAAACATATTTTTATACATTCCTGTACCGGCATCTATAGTCCCGTTTTTTGCTGCTTTTAAAGTTATATTATTGTCTTGGATTTCAATTTCACTTGTTTGTAATTTTTTAATTTCATCCTTCAGATATTTTTTCAATTCCAAGTTTGTACTTAGACCCGCAGCTGTTTTATCTAAATTACCTGAGTTTGAAATAATTTCAATTTTGTTAGCAAGTTTTATATTTAGTAAATTTGTATATTCAGCATCAAATTTTTTAGCTAATTCTTCTTTTTCTTTTTCACTAAAAATATTTATAGTAACAAAAGTACTAATAGGTTCTAAAATTTTTTCATCATTTTTACCTCTCAAATAAATATTTGAAGAAATTTTAGTGCTTAAAGTCAGAGCAACTGTTTGAGGATTTAAATCAATTTCATCAATTCAAATTCCGTCTTTTAATGGAGTGCTTTTATCTAATAGAACCGGGTTATAGTTAACATTAGTTAAAATTTCAGATTTTATCGTTTTATCTATTTCATCACGAGGAATTAAATCTGAAATTAAATTAACTACTTGATCATAGACTTTTCCTTCGCGCTTTTCAAACTCATCTTTGTGAGCTATTATAGTTTTATTATCTAATCCGCTTGGTAAGTCTTCTTCGTTAAAAAATTGGTATCTATTAAATTTATTACTGATTTCACCCTTAAATACTGAGGTTACGTTGTCAACAAATTCTCTCATTACTCGACTGTAATCAAAATCATTAACTAATTGGCCGCCTTTTTCTTTACATGAAATTACACTTAGCGGAGCTGACACAACCAATGTCGCTGCCCCCAAAATACTTAATAATTTCTTCATCTTTGTCTCCTTATATTTTAATTTGTATTTAAATATTATATCATATAAACAAATGAAGTAATTTTATTTCATCTCCTATATGATAAATAAAATCTACAACAATAGTTGTAGATTTTATTTTTTACTTAATTCAAAAAATTAATTTTATATACAGAATTCATATCTGCAAGAGTCATTTAGATAGTATCAAAATCATATCTAGTATTATTTTTTTCATATTTATTAAAATTTAGAACTGGTTGATCTCCATCATTTTCTAGGTCCGAGAAGAGCTACTAATAAAATTATTTTTTAAATACAAAATGAGAAGCACTATCTGAAACTATTCCCGGGGTGCCTGCCTTATTTCCAAGAGCAAGACTGGCAGTTAGTTTTCAGTCCATTTGAAATGAAAAGAAAGATGTTACTATTTGTGCTTTAAAAACATTATCATTTGGGGTAAAAATTCTATTTGAAAAGTATAATCTTTCATTTTTATCAAAATATAAATAACTAGCCGGTTTAAGGTTTCCTAGAGATGCTCCGCAAAATTGAGATGTAAATTCTAAATCCTCTTGATACGCTTTAGTTTGAATACTTGCCGCATCTCAAAAATCATCATTAAAATATTTGTAGCCAAGAACAAAATTGTAAAGCGAATCTAGCTTTAATGAATCAGGTTTATTGAAATAGAAGAGTGAATTGGAATTTACTGACTGAGATGAATCGCTACTAAATCCAGCAAATTTAATTTGGTAATCCAGAGCATCACTTAGGAATCTAGTATATAATGCTTGTGTGCCGGTGTCTTCGGTATTTTGGCGCACCAATAAAAATGG
This window encodes:
- a CDS encoding lipoprotein; translation: MKKLLSILGAATLVVSAPLSVISCKEKGGQLVNDFDYSRVMREFVDNVTSVFKGEISNKFNRYQFFNEEDLPSGLDNKTIIAHKDEFEKREGKVYDQVVNLISDLIPRDEIDKTIKSEILTNVNYNPVLLDKSTPLKDGIWIDEIDLNPQTVALTLSTKISSNIYLRGKNDEKILEPISTFVTINIFSEKEKEELAKKFDAEYTNLLNIKLANKIEIISNSGNLDKTAAGLSTNLELKKYLKDEIKKLQTSEIEIQDNNITLKAAKNGTIDAGTGMYKNMFDKYEGEPYQTFLKSVQGEEDAEKILLENITGNDAKWLEVKQFTHDENAQAVEDVEKGLPIAKGLNQYALIYKARTETIFERLVRISKSTFKIDAIKDTQTIAVFATELSGLKFRMYESDFAIAPKDIFVRQKITEDNTLDYFNKFMAAAWNFQKAFLGAAPDSDGDVIFNLQTPETWKKEDFLGKTFTSETFPYEELLKANPEATKADTGFNFSQEIGYNDGLVNEYKREKLVYVSKNADLFFYSNSSTGFIIWNSSVLITSLFPDVIGNGRQPNLQFHRYRKGNSSLRTDNAEETFETMKSAYKLNFLD